A single Streptomyces sp. 2114.4 DNA region contains:
- a CDS encoding alpha-amylase family glycosyl hydrolase, which produces MTPSVILQAYPDHVKAEAGVSSLAALTRFVGRFGGAIDAVHLLPPYLATGDFGFAVQDYTTVEGAFGTWDDIEALSTSTTLILDFVVNHVSASHPWFTRFLANDDEVTDFFIRVDASWDLSKLARPRAGLPVSQFSDHTGRPVDVWTSYSRGQIDVNYRSPRLLTAMADELTRLVERTGAAVRLDSLAFAWKEPGSLSIHADGTFDVARQLVAAARRRAPGNYVIAEVDDDLAPHLDYRRRTGADAAYRYALPPLIAHTLLAGDSAALRTWLAALPAGRQPSGINITATHDGLYLRPHDPPLPAAAVDALAARAQRCGGGVQVRNGAVYELNTTFGSLLADSGATLDRHIAAQAIALTLPGVTQIYLPSLFALPYDPELAREHGEPRAGGRAKHLDVAALLAEPRSPAARCFRRMAELLDVRARHPRAFRPEAAFALLDTPPGILGFTRGSGLDTITVLVNVTDEVQPVPHDLHGLSDLLSRAEPDTPHTIRAYGLRWLTTDHGERR; this is translated from the coding sequence GTGACACCTTCAGTGATCCTGCAGGCGTATCCGGACCATGTGAAGGCGGAGGCAGGCGTATCGAGTCTGGCGGCACTCACCAGGTTCGTCGGACGGTTCGGCGGCGCCATCGACGCGGTGCATCTGCTGCCGCCGTACCTGGCAACCGGCGATTTCGGGTTCGCCGTCCAGGACTACACCACGGTCGAGGGCGCCTTCGGCACCTGGGATGACATCGAAGCGCTGTCGACGTCGACGACGCTGATTCTCGACTTCGTCGTCAACCACGTGAGCGCGAGCCACCCGTGGTTCACCCGGTTCCTCGCCAACGACGATGAGGTCACCGACTTCTTCATCCGGGTCGACGCCAGCTGGGACCTCAGCAAACTCGCCCGCCCGCGGGCCGGGCTTCCCGTGTCGCAATTCAGCGACCACACCGGTCGGCCGGTGGACGTGTGGACGTCCTACAGCCGCGGCCAGATCGATGTGAACTATCGCAGTCCGCGTCTGCTGACGGCGATGGCCGACGAGCTCACCCGGCTGGTCGAACGGACCGGAGCGGCGGTGCGGCTCGACTCACTCGCGTTCGCCTGGAAGGAACCGGGCAGTCTCAGCATCCACGCCGACGGGACGTTCGACGTCGCCCGGCAGTTGGTCGCTGCCGCCCGCCGCCGGGCCCCCGGGAACTATGTCATCGCCGAAGTCGATGACGACCTGGCGCCGCACCTTGACTACCGACGGCGCACGGGAGCCGACGCCGCCTACCGCTACGCCCTTCCCCCACTCATCGCGCACACGCTGCTGGCGGGTGACAGCGCCGCACTGCGGACATGGCTGGCCGCCCTGCCTGCCGGGCGTCAGCCGAGTGGAATCAACATCACCGCCACCCATGACGGCCTCTACCTGCGTCCCCACGACCCCCCGCTGCCGGCCGCGGCTGTCGATGCCCTCGCCGCCCGGGCACAGCGCTGTGGCGGGGGCGTTCAGGTCCGTAACGGTGCCGTATACGAGCTGAACACCACGTTCGGCAGCCTGCTCGCCGACTCAGGGGCCACGCTCGACCGGCACATCGCCGCACAAGCCATCGCGCTCACGCTGCCCGGTGTCACGCAGATCTACCTGCCTTCGCTGTTCGCCCTGCCGTACGACCCGGAGTTGGCACGCGAGCACGGCGAGCCGCGGGCCGGAGGGCGCGCGAAACATCTTGACGTCGCGGCGCTCCTGGCCGAGCCGCGGTCCCCGGCCGCGCGGTGCTTTCGGCGCATGGCCGAGTTGCTGGATGTCCGCGCCCGGCATCCTCGGGCCTTCCGGCCGGAGGCCGCCTTCGCTCTGCTGGACACCCCGCCCGGGATCCTCGGATTCACCCGCGGCAGCGGCCTGGACACGATCACGGTCCTGGTCAACGTGACGGACGAGGTACAGCCGGTTCCGCACGACCTCCACGGTCTGAGCGACCTGCTGAGCCGAGCCGAGCCGGACACGCCGCACACCATCCGCGCCTACGGCCTGCGGTGGCTGACCACGGATCATGGAGAGCGCCGATGA
- a CDS encoding NTP transferase domain-containing protein: MDALVLAAGEGTRLGRYTADRPKCLVELAGTSLLERSLRMLAAFPGVSATVVGGTRAAQLRPPAHSVIVNERATTTNIVGSLAVGLDALGWPHDVLVVYGDIVFEQKVIEAALAPSEAACVLPVNTRWRELWQQRMPDPLADAETLLLSADGSRLTRIGGRPGGYGDVQAQFMGVLRLRAEGIDWLRALPAATRDQMDMTTLVDQMISAGPAVAAIPVAGGWLEIDTETDLELYRSLHAEGKLDRLCRIAESGSGQ; encoded by the coding sequence ATGGATGCACTGGTTCTGGCCGCCGGCGAGGGTACCCGCCTCGGACGCTACACCGCCGATCGCCCCAAGTGCCTGGTGGAGCTGGCCGGCACCAGCCTCCTGGAGCGCTCCCTTCGGATGCTTGCCGCGTTTCCGGGAGTGTCGGCGACGGTCGTGGGCGGCACCCGGGCCGCCCAGCTCCGCCCGCCGGCCCACAGCGTGATAGTCAACGAACGGGCGACCACGACGAATATCGTGGGCAGCTTGGCCGTCGGCCTCGACGCTCTCGGCTGGCCGCACGACGTCCTGGTCGTCTATGGAGACATCGTCTTCGAGCAGAAGGTGATAGAGGCCGCCCTCGCACCGAGCGAAGCGGCCTGCGTACTGCCGGTCAACACCCGCTGGCGGGAGCTCTGGCAGCAACGGATGCCGGACCCGCTCGCCGACGCGGAAACCCTGTTGCTGTCCGCCGACGGCAGTCGCCTCACCCGCATCGGCGGTCGTCCGGGCGGTTATGGCGACGTGCAGGCGCAATTCATGGGCGTGCTCCGGCTGCGGGCCGAAGGCATCGACTGGCTACGCGCGCTGCCGGCCGCCACGCGGGACCAGATGGACATGACGACGCTCGTCGACCAGATGATCAGTGCCGGGCCGGCGGTCGCTGCGATTCCGGTGGCCGGTGGCTGGCTCGAGATCGACACGGAGACCGATCTGGAGCTGTATCGATCCCTCCACGCCGAGGGGAAACTCGACCGGCTGTGCCGCATCGCCGAAAGCGGGTCCGGCCAGTGA
- a CDS encoding gamma-glutamyl-gamma-aminobutyrate hydrolase family protein (Members of this family of hydrolases with an active site Cys residue belong to MEROPS family C26.) — MTDPTPLPVFITQRLVHAGPDAAGHDGLDRRWHDRAQRWGVRLVPLPNDPDAAEFALCHGTSSAGIILSGGGDLSGVPGGQTPDAVREQVERTGLDWARSLGRAVLGVCRGAQLLWRDAGGTLTAVTGHTSGTHALVPTADGTDAGVGPGVVNSFHAYRCTGEPEGLVTLAGAGDGTVEAFSSRAAREVGILWHPERPGNTVSLDLLLKRLFARKT, encoded by the coding sequence ATGACCGACCCGACGCCACTCCCGGTCTTCATCACCCAACGCCTGGTCCACGCAGGCCCGGACGCGGCCGGACACGACGGACTCGACCGTCGATGGCATGACCGGGCGCAGCGGTGGGGAGTCCGCCTGGTCCCCCTGCCCAATGACCCCGACGCGGCCGAGTTCGCCCTGTGCCACGGCACGTCCTCGGCCGGGATCATCCTGTCGGGTGGCGGCGACCTCTCCGGCGTCCCCGGTGGCCAAACGCCGGACGCCGTCCGCGAGCAGGTGGAGCGGACCGGCCTCGACTGGGCACGATCACTCGGCCGGGCCGTCCTCGGGGTGTGCCGCGGAGCACAGCTGCTCTGGCGGGACGCCGGCGGAACCCTCACCGCGGTAACCGGCCATACATCCGGGACGCATGCACTCGTTCCCACCGCCGACGGGACCGACGCCGGCGTAGGCCCCGGAGTGGTGAACTCCTTTCACGCCTACCGGTGCACCGGTGAGCCGGAGGGCCTGGTGACCCTCGCAGGTGCCGGCGACGGCACGGTCGAGGCGTTCAGCTCCCGGGCCGCACGTGAAGTGGGGATTCTGTGGCATCCGGAGCGGCCCGGCAACACCGTGTCACTCGACCTTCTCTTGAAGCGCCTATTCGCGAGGAAAACTTGA
- a CDS encoding PEP-utilizing enzyme: protein MTSALPQLGRSATLSEFRLVWADDLIPPATHPRRRAAVLEHARDQFSRLGLPPSASVTLYRHAFFRLPHPTPPADDAACVEVFGNGMLLARVVCAEGTGCPVRIDVTDWTDDDGRDTRARFLLGTKAQTLGRLVDKLTGGHTLPQLTVTDVRWRWAKTEVLEEIATQFAGVPLIVVRSSAASEDTWLESKAGAYESVIGIDPRDREAVEAACTQVWSSYLQTRPGDEILIQPALTSVQAAGVITTREPLTKAPYYVIECDDSSGRTDTVTQGSGNSRTFYVARDAPAVTGMPAWVTAATSLARELEELIGCDELDIEFALTAEYDGIVLLQVRRLGGRSPQETMPDTSYAIGVHTAKRSMAGVRAAPTLGAGVQLSGMSDWNPAEMIGFRPKPLARSLYEYLITDEVWAQSRHRLGYRDLRGVPLMVDVAGYAFVDVRACLSSFIPATVDDGLAQRLVRHYTDTLRRAPHLHDKIEFDIAATCLDFRWPENATGLGAAGFTADQVEALRRGLLSVTTRALGVPQQAETYFERSARIDSDAADLATAERKLAFIRCDGTPTFADAARAGFVAMSFVRTLVDVGLSTSDHLDAFMTSLHTVSNELVSEGQQVAAGQLPWSTFLSRYRHLRPGTYDIESPTYGSDPDSFLAHFAQPRPRAAVTRILPWPTASTSQVSDALRSLGVDLPAADLARFISDAIELRERVKFDFTRHLSDALETIARHYQARGISRAELAYLRIGDLWMPPGDWAGDVGQLRAVAASRRRAFEHSAHVRLPEYCDGPDRLRWFEVAAAAPNFIGHGRVRALITVIDGRVTDPSGSVVVIEAADPGHDWIFGYPIAGLVTRYGGANSHMAIRAAELSVPAAIGVGEKLFHRIVREKAIDLDCGARRVMPL from the coding sequence ATGACCTCGGCGCTGCCACAGCTCGGCCGGTCGGCCACCTTGAGCGAGTTCCGCCTGGTCTGGGCGGACGACCTGATCCCACCCGCGACCCACCCGAGACGCCGTGCGGCCGTGCTGGAGCATGCGCGCGATCAGTTTTCCCGTCTGGGGCTGCCGCCCAGCGCCTCGGTGACGCTGTACCGGCACGCCTTCTTCCGATTACCGCACCCCACACCGCCGGCCGACGATGCCGCCTGCGTCGAGGTCTTCGGCAACGGAATGCTGCTGGCTCGCGTGGTCTGCGCGGAAGGAACCGGCTGCCCGGTCCGCATCGATGTCACCGACTGGACCGACGACGACGGCCGGGACACCCGGGCGCGATTCCTGCTCGGCACCAAGGCACAGACCCTCGGCCGGCTCGTCGACAAACTGACCGGCGGACACACCTTGCCGCAGCTTACCGTCACCGATGTCCGCTGGCGGTGGGCGAAAACCGAGGTGCTTGAGGAGATCGCCACGCAGTTCGCCGGCGTTCCGCTCATTGTGGTGCGTAGCTCGGCCGCTTCCGAGGACACCTGGCTGGAGTCCAAAGCCGGCGCGTACGAGTCGGTCATCGGCATCGACCCCCGCGACCGGGAGGCCGTCGAAGCCGCCTGTACTCAGGTCTGGTCCTCCTACCTCCAGACCCGGCCGGGCGACGAGATCCTGATCCAGCCGGCCCTCACCTCGGTGCAGGCTGCAGGCGTCATCACCACGCGGGAGCCCCTGACGAAGGCCCCTTACTACGTCATCGAATGTGATGATTCATCCGGCCGGACCGACACGGTGACCCAGGGCAGCGGCAACAGCCGGACCTTCTATGTCGCCCGGGACGCCCCTGCCGTGACCGGCATGCCGGCTTGGGTGACCGCGGCCACCTCCCTCGCCCGGGAGCTCGAAGAGCTCATCGGCTGTGACGAGCTGGACATCGAGTTCGCGTTGACCGCCGAGTACGACGGCATCGTTCTGCTGCAGGTACGTCGGCTCGGCGGCAGGTCACCTCAGGAGACGATGCCGGACACCTCCTACGCCATCGGTGTGCACACCGCGAAACGCAGCATGGCCGGCGTCCGCGCGGCCCCGACGCTCGGTGCCGGAGTGCAACTCAGCGGAATGTCGGACTGGAATCCGGCGGAGATGATCGGGTTTCGCCCCAAACCGCTGGCCCGGTCGCTGTACGAGTACCTCATCACCGACGAGGTGTGGGCGCAAAGTCGTCATCGACTCGGGTACCGGGATCTGCGGGGCGTTCCCTTGATGGTGGATGTCGCCGGGTACGCATTCGTCGATGTGCGGGCCTGCCTGAGCTCCTTCATACCGGCGACCGTCGACGACGGTCTCGCCCAGCGCCTCGTCCGGCACTACACGGACACCCTCCGGCGCGCACCGCACCTGCACGACAAGATCGAATTCGACATCGCGGCTACCTGTCTCGACTTCCGGTGGCCCGAGAACGCCACCGGGCTCGGCGCCGCCGGGTTCACCGCCGATCAGGTGGAAGCGCTCCGCCGTGGTCTGCTGTCGGTGACCACCCGGGCCCTCGGCGTTCCGCAACAGGCAGAGACCTACTTCGAGCGCTCGGCCAGGATCGACTCCGACGCAGCGGATCTGGCCACCGCCGAACGCAAGCTGGCCTTCATCCGATGCGACGGGACCCCGACGTTCGCGGACGCCGCCCGCGCCGGCTTCGTCGCGATGTCGTTCGTACGCACCCTCGTCGACGTCGGACTGAGCACGTCCGATCACCTCGATGCGTTCATGACCAGCTTGCACACCGTGTCCAACGAGCTGGTCAGCGAGGGGCAGCAGGTGGCGGCAGGGCAGCTGCCGTGGTCAACGTTCCTGTCGCGCTACCGGCACCTCCGGCCCGGCACCTACGACATCGAGTCGCCCACCTACGGCAGCGATCCCGACAGCTTCCTGGCGCACTTCGCCCAACCCCGTCCACGCGCCGCGGTCACCCGTATCCTGCCCTGGCCGACCGCGAGCACCAGCCAGGTCTCCGATGCGCTGCGAAGCCTCGGAGTCGACTTGCCGGCGGCCGATCTCGCACGCTTCATCAGCGACGCCATCGAATTGCGCGAGCGGGTGAAGTTCGACTTCACCAGGCATCTCTCCGATGCCCTGGAGACGATCGCCCGCCACTATCAGGCGCGCGGCATCTCCCGCGCGGAACTGGCGTACCTGCGCATCGGCGATCTGTGGATGCCGCCCGGTGACTGGGCCGGCGACGTCGGGCAGCTCCGGGCAGTGGCCGCCAGCCGACGCCGAGCCTTCGAGCACAGCGCGCATGTCCGGTTGCCCGAATACTGCGACGGCCCCGATCGCCTGCGCTGGTTCGAGGTCGCTGCGGCAGCACCGAACTTCATCGGGCACGGACGCGTACGGGCCCTGATCACCGTCATCGACGGAAGGGTCACCGACCCCAGCGGATCGGTGGTCGTCATCGAGGCGGCCGACCCCGGCCACGACTGGATCTTCGGCTATCCGATCGCCGGGCTCGTCACGCGTTACGGCGGCGCCAACTCCCACATGGCCATCCGTGCCGCGGAGCTGTCCGTTCCGGCTGCGATCGGTGTCGGCGAGAAGCTGTTTCACCGCATCGTGCGGGAGAAGGCGATCGATCTGGACTGCGGCGCACGCCGGGTCATGCCGCTATGA
- a CDS encoding MFS transporter: MTELSADRGIRAAAIPRLWIFWAAFAASSIGTGLALPLLGYYLHTVLGHSSAVTGALLSLLALANLVSALSVARVIDRFGSRIVVVAGTMLQLGGYVLLAGRTAFVALPLVIIGAGNGVFNAALPGLMRGFGSAAERPRLFSVNYMIINLGLGVGALLGAWVTRTHQVSGYQLAFTLNGLSYAVLGLTVLLATRAEAAGASDSASSRGIVGALGDRRLRLLLAAASIAMIAGFAQLETAAPLLLLNTLHAASWTVGAFVAVNTAVIVGAQLAITRVARRITVQKLPMVMCALWAVAALLAAVCGLAGYGVAGMFLFAALFGLGECLFSPAFPVLLLDISPLSGRGAYSSAFSAAFTGSSTVGSAAAAFAAGYLSFTGYWVAMLVVILVLALVCARLRAATDATAGEVTA; the protein is encoded by the coding sequence GTGACTGAGCTGAGCGCGGATCGGGGTATTCGAGCTGCGGCGATTCCCCGTCTGTGGATCTTTTGGGCAGCTTTTGCCGCATCATCCATCGGTACCGGGCTCGCGTTGCCCTTGCTCGGTTACTACCTGCACACGGTGCTGGGACACAGTTCGGCGGTCACCGGTGCTTTGCTGAGCCTGCTGGCACTGGCGAATCTCGTCAGCGCTCTTTCCGTCGCCCGTGTCATCGACCGCTTCGGCAGTCGCATCGTTGTGGTCGCGGGAACCATGCTCCAACTGGGCGGCTATGTGCTGCTCGCCGGTCGCACGGCGTTCGTCGCGCTTCCGCTCGTGATAATCGGAGCCGGCAATGGCGTGTTCAACGCCGCGTTACCGGGCCTGATGCGAGGGTTCGGCTCAGCCGCTGAGCGGCCTCGCTTGTTCAGCGTCAATTACATGATCATCAATCTTGGCCTCGGGGTGGGGGCGCTGCTCGGCGCATGGGTCACGCGTACCCATCAGGTGAGTGGTTACCAGTTGGCTTTCACGCTCAACGGGCTGTCGTACGCAGTGCTCGGCCTGACGGTGCTGCTGGCCACCCGGGCCGAGGCAGCGGGGGCTTCGGACAGTGCGTCGTCCAGAGGAATTGTCGGCGCACTGGGCGACCGACGGCTGCGTCTGCTGCTCGCCGCGGCGAGCATCGCCATGATTGCAGGCTTCGCTCAGCTGGAGACGGCCGCGCCGCTCCTGCTGCTCAACACACTTCACGCGGCCTCGTGGACGGTTGGTGCTTTCGTCGCCGTCAACACCGCCGTGATCGTCGGCGCGCAGCTGGCGATCACGCGGGTGGCCCGACGCATCACCGTGCAGAAGCTGCCGATGGTGATGTGTGCGCTCTGGGCGGTCGCCGCGCTGCTCGCCGCCGTGTGTGGTCTCGCCGGTTACGGGGTGGCGGGAATGTTCCTTTTCGCTGCTCTCTTCGGACTGGGGGAATGCTTGTTCAGCCCGGCTTTTCCGGTTCTGTTGCTCGATATCTCACCGCTCTCCGGACGCGGTGCCTACAGTTCCGCATTCAGCGCCGCCTTCACGGGCAGCAGCACCGTCGGTAGTGCCGCAGCCGCGTTCGCGGCCGGATACCTGTCGTTCACCGGGTACTGGGTGGCGATGCTCGTGGTGATCCTGGTGTTGGCACTGGTCTGCGCCCGGCTGCGTGCAGCCACCGACGCCACGGCCGGGGAGGTGACGGCATGA
- a CDS encoding acetyl-CoA carboxylase biotin carboxylase subunit family protein, which yields MINRIHQRVAAREKSVDRYEAQTPSGEGSASPTGPLAVVFDSGAASAQEIGAAVQKIGPAVLVAAPSAAATAARPLLARAGHLVTLDNGFDHAVREMKAHNIAGIVTFSEDALPLTGALAAALEVPFHDAPTLTKLTEKYPQRMALADAGVSPVRCRRIGDASEWVEAVTAVGLPAVVKPMRGAASRNTFHITDEAQGAALVAQLLDGAEDSLVVEEYLVGQPNGRIGDYVSVECLVIDGVVDVLMISGKFPQLPPFRETGQFWPAHLSDVQADQVRSLAVTAVGAVGIRSGFAHVEVKLTRSGPRIIEVNGRLGGLQAELAQRAAGLDLVELGGRVAVGRPVTVKELELDRVYFQYYCPAPTCPSRLVRVRGLREVAKVPDITAYRAFVGVGTELAGGVATLNLGGVFGEAATFEAMMTAVDRALDLLVFEFETAHGVVGIPARDLGHAHELLSGHRDSGEENRD from the coding sequence GTGATCAACAGGATTCACCAGCGCGTGGCTGCGCGCGAAAAAAGCGTCGACCGGTATGAGGCGCAGACGCCGTCCGGCGAGGGATCGGCAAGCCCGACCGGTCCTCTTGCGGTCGTGTTCGACTCGGGCGCGGCTTCTGCTCAGGAGATCGGTGCCGCGGTCCAAAAGATCGGCCCGGCGGTTCTGGTGGCGGCGCCCTCTGCGGCCGCGACGGCCGCTCGCCCTCTGCTGGCCCGGGCGGGTCACCTGGTGACGCTCGATAATGGTTTTGACCACGCCGTGCGCGAGATGAAAGCCCATAACATCGCCGGCATCGTCACATTCAGCGAGGATGCGTTACCGCTGACCGGCGCTTTGGCCGCTGCACTCGAAGTGCCCTTCCACGATGCTCCGACCCTCACCAAGCTGACCGAGAAGTATCCGCAGCGTATGGCGCTTGCCGATGCAGGTGTGTCGCCGGTGCGCTGTCGGCGCATTGGCGACGCTTCCGAGTGGGTCGAAGCGGTGACCGCTGTTGGCCTGCCGGCGGTCGTCAAGCCGATGCGTGGCGCGGCGAGCCGGAATACGTTCCACATCACGGACGAGGCACAGGGCGCGGCACTGGTGGCGCAGCTACTGGACGGTGCCGAGGACTCTTTGGTGGTGGAGGAGTACCTGGTCGGCCAACCGAACGGAAGAATCGGTGACTACGTTTCCGTCGAATGCCTCGTCATCGACGGAGTCGTGGACGTCCTCATGATCTCGGGGAAATTTCCCCAACTGCCGCCGTTTCGCGAGACGGGGCAGTTCTGGCCGGCTCATCTGTCCGATGTGCAGGCCGACCAGGTCCGTTCCCTTGCCGTTACCGCGGTCGGCGCCGTCGGGATCCGGTCGGGATTCGCCCATGTCGAGGTCAAACTCACCCGGAGCGGCCCGCGCATCATCGAGGTCAACGGCCGACTCGGCGGCTTGCAGGCGGAACTGGCGCAACGTGCCGCCGGGCTCGACCTCGTGGAGCTGGGAGGGCGCGTCGCTGTCGGCCGGCCCGTCACGGTCAAAGAACTAGAGCTGGACCGGGTGTATTTCCAGTATTACTGCCCCGCTCCGACCTGTCCCAGCCGGCTCGTGCGGGTACGAGGACTCCGCGAGGTTGCCAAGGTTCCCGATATCACGGCGTACCGCGCGTTCGTCGGAGTGGGAACAGAGCTTGCCGGCGGCGTCGCGACCTTGAATCTCGGCGGTGTCTTCGGCGAGGCCGCCACTTTCGAGGCCATGATGACTGCCGTGGATCGAGCACTGGACCTGCTCGTCTTCGAATTCGAGACGGCCCACGGCGTGGTAGGAATCCCCGCCCGCGATCTCGGACATGCGCACGAACTGTTGAGCGGCCACCGGGACAGCGGGGAAGAGAACCGTGACTGA
- a CDS encoding transcriptional regulator yields MAARPLVARQTNQRLRSLIQEASLSNSALARQVNVLGEAQGLDLRYDKTSVSRWLGGQRPRGRVPAIIAEALSGRLGRTVSTEEIGMANGNSVTCGVGLHFAATVEDALEQVRELWHMDAESRGLLSRSAMTASALVEPSRDWLISSPDPQVARSWRLGPRVGMTDVELVRATTQALAELDHRVGSGYVRPVVVSCLSSVLSGLMEGSYGETTGRQLFAAAARLTEFAGYTALDTGQPGLAQRYYIQALRLAQAADDRCYGGYVLAAGLSHLAVGAGCAREAVQLARAAQEGTRGRAPLAAQAMFYATEARGYAMLGDARMCKILADKATDAMGHVVPGDSPEWIAHFDRAYLADELAHCYRDLKQPRVAARRAEEALARHPRTRVRRRAIDLLLLASALVQAGDVEEACRAAVEAVALLSRLKSALGERYLQNFRDELRPYGDAQPVRELDALVQESGVRVPR; encoded by the coding sequence ATGGCCGCCCGACCTCTCGTCGCGCGTCAGACCAACCAGCGACTGCGGTCCCTCATCCAGGAAGCCTCGCTGTCGAACTCCGCTCTGGCCCGCCAGGTGAACGTCCTGGGGGAGGCACAGGGCCTGGATCTGCGGTACGACAAGACTTCCGTGAGCCGGTGGCTGGGCGGTCAGCGGCCCCGCGGCCGGGTTCCCGCCATCATCGCCGAGGCGCTGAGCGGCCGGCTGGGCCGTACGGTCTCGACCGAAGAGATCGGTATGGCCAACGGCAACAGCGTGACGTGTGGGGTCGGACTGCACTTCGCGGCGACCGTGGAGGACGCGCTGGAACAGGTCCGTGAACTATGGCACATGGACGCCGAATCCCGGGGGCTCTTGTCCCGGTCCGCCATGACCGCCTCGGCGTTGGTGGAACCCAGCAGGGACTGGCTGATCAGCTCGCCTGACCCGCAGGTGGCGCGCAGTTGGCGGCTGGGGCCGCGGGTGGGGATGACCGATGTGGAGCTGGTGCGGGCGACCACCCAGGCGCTGGCCGAACTCGACCACCGGGTCGGCAGCGGGTATGTGCGGCCGGTGGTGGTCTCGTGCCTCAGCAGTGTGCTGTCCGGGCTGATGGAGGGGAGTTACGGCGAGACCACGGGGCGGCAGCTGTTCGCCGCGGCCGCCCGGCTGACGGAGTTCGCCGGGTACACGGCGCTGGACACCGGGCAACCGGGCCTGGCACAGCGCTACTACATCCAGGCGCTGCGGCTCGCGCAGGCCGCGGATGACCGTTGCTACGGCGGTTATGTGCTGGCGGCCGGTCTGAGTCATCTCGCCGTCGGCGCCGGCTGCGCCAGGGAGGCGGTGCAGCTCGCCCGGGCCGCGCAGGAGGGCACCCGGGGGCGCGCCCCGCTGGCCGCCCAGGCCATGTTCTACGCGACCGAGGCCCGCGGCTACGCCATGCTCGGGGACGCGCGGATGTGCAAAATACTGGCGGACAAGGCCACGGACGCCATGGGGCATGTCGTTCCGGGGGACAGTCCCGAATGGATCGCGCACTTCGACCGGGCCTATCTGGCGGATGAACTGGCCCACTGCTACCGGGATCTGAAGCAGCCGCGTGTGGCCGCCCGCCGGGCCGAGGAAGCGCTGGCCCGCCACCCACGGACCCGGGTGCGCCGCCGGGCCATCGATCTGCTGCTGCTCGCTTCGGCCTTAGTACAGGCCGGTGACGTCGAGGAGGCATGCCGGGCCGCCGTGGAGGCGGTGGCGTTGCTCAGCCGGCTGAAGTCGGCGCTCGGTGAGCGGTACCTGCAGAACTTCAGGGACGAGCTGCGGCCGTACGGTGACGCGCAGCCGGTGCGTGAATTGGACGCCCTGGTCCAGGAGAGCGGCGTGCGGGTGCCGCGGTGA
- a CDS encoding ATP-binding protein: MLPTTTHAAEVMVTARHIASWPQERAALIPADCWRSVQCVVFRLPAVKRAVPICRNLVRAWLDGQSIHDDDTRYPALLVLSELFSNAIQYSASRHITCRIWRSESLLHIEVHDRGGTPSVPRMRRPGQAQEHGRGLELVAESSSRWGRRTEADNGCTVWAAIPLTTGVPSGLAP, encoded by the coding sequence ATGTTACCCACCACAACGCATGCGGCCGAAGTTATGGTGACCGCCCGGCATATCGCGAGCTGGCCTCAGGAAAGGGCAGCTTTGATTCCCGCCGACTGCTGGCGTTCCGTGCAGTGCGTGGTATTTCGTCTGCCGGCGGTGAAGCGGGCGGTGCCAATCTGCCGGAACCTGGTCCGCGCTTGGCTCGACGGGCAAAGCATCCATGACGACGACACACGCTATCCGGCGCTGCTCGTCCTGTCGGAGCTCTTCTCCAATGCCATTCAGTATTCCGCCAGCAGACACATCACCTGCCGGATATGGAGGTCGGAAAGCCTGCTGCACATCGAGGTGCACGACCGTGGTGGGACCCCGTCGGTCCCCCGGATGCGACGCCCGGGCCAGGCTCAGGAGCACGGCCGCGGCCTGGAACTGGTCGCCGAGTCCTCCTCGCGCTGGGGCCGCAGAACCGAGGCCGACAACGGCTGCACCGTATGGGCCGCGATACCCCTGACCACCGGTGTGCCAAGCGGCCTGGCGCCGTAA